Proteins encoded together in one Triticum dicoccoides isolate Atlit2015 ecotype Zavitan chromosome 7B, WEW_v2.0, whole genome shotgun sequence window:
- the LOC119339825 gene encoding uncharacterized protein LOC119339825 — MAGTTTTGGGGGGAAQGGHRALGLLASAAKRKDGFVQLLLMSGILMMSLRSLSQKHRVRDLANDAAELSLEQEHISHRMRELRDELDREAGADPSGAFASHLRRIFAAHPPTPAAAPAPATDDH; from the coding sequence ATGGCGGGCACAACcaccaccggcggcggcggcgggggagcggCTCAGGGGGGTCACCGGGCGCTGGGGCTGCTGGCGAGCGCGGCGAAGCGGAAGGACGGGTTCGTGCAGCTGCTGCTGATGTCGGGCATCCTCATGATGAGCCTGCGGTCCCTGAGCCAGAAGCACCGCGTCCGCGACCTCGCCAACGACGCCGCCGAGCTCAGCCTCGAGCAGGAGCACATCTCCCACCGCATGCGCGAGCTTCGGGACGAGCTCGACCGCGAGGCCGGCGCCGACCCCTCGGGCGCGTTCGCCTCCCACCTCCGACGCATCTTCGCCGCTCACCCTcccacccccgccgccgcccccgcccccgccaccGACGACCACTAG